A window of Aeromicrobium sp. A1-2 contains these coding sequences:
- a CDS encoding alpha/beta hydrolase → MSGPRLDHHTALENPRAIVLLLHGGQQQSTDPVENKHASWWRMALMARSLRGFAKRHDIALSLLQYGQRGWNSETQPAPVVDAMWALDQLSGSHDVPVLLVGHSMGGRTACRVADHPAVVGVVGLAPWLPPGEPNRSTARRHLRILHGTADRWTSAAASRDYVERSRSIATSATWTSLPGAGHFMFRRSSAWRRFVEDSLTDILDTATSHEGAPNKGLA, encoded by the coding sequence ATGTCCGGCCCACGACTCGACCATCACACAGCGCTCGAGAACCCTCGAGCGATCGTGCTGTTGCTGCACGGCGGTCAGCAGCAAAGCACCGACCCGGTCGAGAACAAACACGCCAGTTGGTGGCGCATGGCGCTGATGGCGCGCTCCTTGCGCGGCTTCGCCAAGCGCCACGACATCGCGCTGAGCCTCCTGCAGTACGGCCAACGCGGCTGGAACTCCGAGACACAGCCCGCACCTGTGGTGGATGCCATGTGGGCCCTCGACCAGCTCAGTGGCAGCCACGACGTGCCGGTCCTTCTCGTGGGTCACTCGATGGGTGGTCGCACGGCCTGTCGGGTCGCCGACCATCCCGCAGTCGTCGGAGTTGTTGGTCTCGCGCCGTGGCTCCCGCCCGGCGAACCCAACCGCTCGACGGCGCGCCGCCACCTGCGGATCCTGCACGGCACTGCGGACCGGTGGACCTCAGCGGCAGCCAGCAGGGACTATGTCGAGCGCAGTCGGAGCATCGCGACCAGCGCCACGTGGACGTCGCTGCCCGGCGCGGGTCACTTCATGTTCCGCCGCTCGTCGGCGTGGCGGCGCTTCGTGGAAGACTCGCTCACAGACATCCTCGACACCGCCACCTCGCACGAGGGGGCGCCGAACAAAGGCCTTGCGTGA
- a CDS encoding serine aminopeptidase domain-containing protein: MPAPLVLISAAMAVPSGFYRTLVADFHDRGWDAKALPNRGFERGEPIASRSYDWSYADEMAAIAAEVALARAEQPDRPVILLGHSLGSQIGAGHELHHPPSDGFVTVGASAPYFRAYPRGGLPVLFMGTCVPLVTRLLGYLPKPFFGAPGARTLMREWARFIRTGKPPFEVAHPITTPSLVVQLQGDAYSVSAANKLFVETFLDPASTTRWVYTKAAAPDGGTTDHVLWARTPGPVVDQIIAWWPPPTPR; this comes from the coding sequence ATGCCTGCGCCCCTGGTCCTGATCTCCGCCGCGATGGCAGTCCCGTCCGGCTTCTACCGCACGCTGGTCGCGGATTTCCACGACCGCGGATGGGACGCCAAGGCACTGCCGAACCGCGGGTTCGAACGAGGTGAGCCGATCGCCTCCCGGTCGTACGACTGGAGCTATGCCGACGAGATGGCCGCGATCGCGGCTGAGGTCGCGCTCGCTCGGGCCGAGCAGCCGGACCGCCCGGTGATCCTGCTCGGTCACAGCCTCGGCTCCCAGATCGGGGCGGGTCACGAGCTGCACCACCCGCCGAGCGACGGATTCGTGACCGTCGGCGCCTCCGCGCCGTACTTTCGCGCCTACCCGCGTGGCGGACTTCCGGTCCTGTTCATGGGCACCTGCGTGCCATTGGTGACTCGCCTGCTGGGCTATTTGCCGAAGCCGTTCTTCGGTGCCCCCGGTGCACGCACGCTGATGCGTGAATGGGCCCGATTCATCCGTACCGGCAAGCCGCCGTTCGAGGTCGCACATCCCATCACGACGCCATCCCTCGTCGTGCAGCTGCAGGGTGACGCGTACTCGGTCTCAGCGGCCAACAAGCTGTTCGTCGAGACGTTCCTCGACCCCGCGAGCACGACCCGCTGGGTCTACACCAAGGCCGCCGCACCCGATGGCGGGACGACCGACCACGTCCTGTGGGCGCGTACCCCCGGTCCCGTCGTCGACCAGATCATCGCCTGGTGGCCCCCACCCACCCCCCGCTAG
- a CDS encoding sulfate adenylyltransferase subunit 1: MRTLLRLATAGSVDDGKSTLVGRLLYDSKSVLADQFDAVERVSRDRGLASADLALLTDGLRSEREQGITIDVAYRYFATPERSFILADCPGHVQYTRNTVTGASTADVVVLLVDVRHGIQEQTRRHLAVASLLRVPHVIVVVNKIDLVEFDQQTYERVSDEVLASARSLGLHDVATVPVSALDGDNVVEPSSRTPWYEGPTLLSHLEQLAPIGDPHSEPLRFPVQLVVRPQSAAADEFRDYRGYAGQIASGLVRVGDAVTVQPSGRTSTIAGIDFAGRELTEAFAPQSVTLRLTDDIDISRGDLIVTSRSVPTVTQDIDGTVAWLADRTLQPGAKVLLKHGTRTVQAVVRAIGGKLDLDDARLLPAELLGLNDIGHVTLRLASPIPAEEYLHSRATGAFLLIDAQDGGTLAAGMVGDALLDTRGAADAPVGTA; this comes from the coding sequence ATGAGGACACTGCTGCGGCTGGCGACCGCCGGCTCGGTCGACGACGGCAAGTCGACGCTGGTAGGTCGCCTGTTGTACGACTCCAAGTCGGTGCTCGCCGACCAGTTCGACGCGGTCGAGCGGGTCAGCCGTGATCGCGGGTTGGCGTCGGCCGACCTCGCGCTGCTGACCGACGGCTTGCGATCGGAGCGGGAGCAGGGCATCACGATCGACGTGGCGTACCGCTACTTCGCGACGCCTGAGCGGTCGTTCATCCTGGCCGACTGCCCCGGGCACGTGCAATACACCCGCAACACCGTGACGGGCGCCAGCACGGCCGATGTTGTCGTGCTGCTGGTCGACGTGCGGCACGGCATCCAGGAGCAGACTCGGCGACACCTGGCCGTAGCGTCGCTGCTGCGGGTCCCCCACGTCATCGTCGTGGTCAACAAGATCGACCTCGTCGAGTTCGATCAACAGACCTACGAGCGGGTCTCCGACGAAGTGCTGGCATCGGCCCGGAGCCTGGGCCTCCACGACGTCGCGACGGTCCCGGTCTCGGCGTTGGACGGCGACAACGTGGTCGAGCCGTCGTCGCGCACGCCCTGGTATGAGGGGCCGACCCTGCTGTCGCACCTCGAGCAGCTCGCCCCCATCGGCGATCCGCACTCCGAGCCGCTGCGGTTCCCGGTCCAGCTCGTGGTCCGGCCCCAGTCGGCCGCGGCCGATGAGTTCCGCGACTATCGAGGCTATGCCGGTCAGATTGCCTCCGGACTCGTCCGGGTCGGTGACGCGGTGACGGTCCAACCGAGCGGGCGCACCAGCACCATTGCGGGCATCGACTTTGCCGGCCGCGAGCTGACCGAGGCGTTTGCACCGCAGTCGGTCACGCTCCGCCTCACCGACGACATCGACATCTCCCGCGGTGACCTGATCGTCACGTCACGCAGCGTCCCGACTGTCACGCAGGACATCGATGGCACGGTCGCGTGGCTCGCCGACCGGACGTTGCAGCCCGGGGCGAAGGTGCTGCTCAAGCACGGGACCCGCACTGTGCAGGCGGTTGTCCGGGCGATCGGCGGCAAGCTCGACCTCGACGACGCCCGGCTGTTGCCGGCGGAGTTGTTGGGGCTCAACGACATCGGCCACGTGACGCTGCGGTTGGCCTCGCCCATCCCCGCCGAGGAGTACCTGCACTCCCGCGCGACCGGCGCCTTCCTGCTGATCGACGCTCAGGACGGTGGCACCCTCGCGGCAGGCATGGTCGGCGACGCCCTGCTCGACACCAGGGGCGCGGCGGACGCTCCGGTCGGGACGGCATGA
- the cobA gene encoding uroporphyrinogen-III C-methyltransferase: MSSEQSFPLTLRVAGRRVVVVGGGHVATRRTLSLLDAGALVVVISPTVASSLASSIGRGDVTWIARTYRSGDLDGAWLVQTATADALVDERVAADAEASQIWCLKGGDPAGATAWAPAVARVDDVTVAVSGGGDAGRAAALRDAVATALQSGDLPLRHRTHRPDGFVALVGGGPGDPGLITTRGRRLLAEADVVVIDRLAPHGVLAELAPDVEVIDVGKMPDHHPIPQHEINAILIDRARQGKIVVRLKGGDPYVFGRGGEELIACRDAGIPVEVVPGVTSAIGVAAAAGIPVTHRGVARGFSVVTGHESLAALPHDRAHTIVMLMGVKRLAETAGELIAAGHDPETPSALVENGCSVDQRVTVGTLSTIADRAAAVGAKSPAITVIGDVVTLAPSWPPT; this comes from the coding sequence ATGAGCAGCGAGCAGAGCTTCCCGCTCACCCTGCGTGTGGCCGGCCGTCGGGTCGTCGTGGTCGGCGGTGGGCACGTCGCAACCCGGCGCACGCTGTCGCTGCTGGATGCCGGTGCGCTCGTCGTCGTCATCTCCCCCACGGTCGCTAGCTCCTTGGCGTCGTCGATCGGCCGCGGAGACGTCACGTGGATCGCGAGGACGTACCGCTCCGGTGACCTCGACGGTGCGTGGCTCGTGCAGACCGCGACGGCCGACGCGCTCGTCGACGAACGGGTTGCGGCGGACGCGGAGGCGAGCCAGATCTGGTGCCTCAAGGGCGGCGATCCGGCTGGTGCCACGGCATGGGCTCCGGCCGTGGCCCGTGTCGATGACGTGACGGTTGCAGTCAGCGGGGGCGGCGACGCAGGGCGAGCAGCGGCCCTCCGCGATGCAGTCGCGACGGCGCTGCAGTCCGGCGACCTGCCACTTCGGCATCGCACCCACCGCCCGGACGGATTCGTGGCGCTGGTCGGTGGCGGGCCCGGCGACCCGGGACTCATCACGACCCGCGGCAGACGGCTGCTCGCGGAGGCCGACGTCGTCGTCATTGACAGGCTCGCTCCACATGGCGTGCTGGCCGAGCTGGCACCCGACGTCGAGGTCATCGACGTCGGCAAGATGCCCGATCACCACCCGATCCCCCAGCACGAGATCAACGCGATCCTGATCGACCGGGCCAGGCAGGGCAAGATCGTGGTCCGGCTCAAGGGCGGCGACCCGTACGTCTTCGGACGCGGCGGCGAGGAGCTCATCGCCTGCCGCGACGCCGGTATCCCCGTCGAGGTCGTGCCGGGTGTGACCAGCGCCATCGGTGTCGCTGCGGCGGCCGGCATCCCGGTGACGCACCGCGGTGTTGCGCGCGGATTCAGCGTCGTCACGGGTCACGAGTCGCTGGCGGCGCTGCCGCACGACCGGGCGCACACCATCGTGATGCTGATGGGGGTCAAACGGCTTGCCGAGACCGCGGGCGAGCTCATCGCGGCCGGCCATGACCCTGAGACCCCATCTGCTCTGGTCGAGAATGGATGCAGCGTTGACCAGCGCGTCACGGTCGGCACGCTGTCGACGATCGCTGACCGCGCGGCGGCTGTTGGCGCGAAGTCACCTGCCATCACCGTGATCGGCGATGTCGTGACCCTTGCGCCGAGCTGGCCCCCGACGTAG
- a CDS encoding L-threonylcarbamoyladenylate synthase translates to MVRYIEIHPDNPQQRSVDQAAAVIQDGGLIAYPTDSGYALGAQLGNKEALDRIRTIRQLDDKHHFTLVCRDFAQLGQFVHVDNSIFRAVKSATPGPYTFILPATREVPRRLLHPKKKTVGVRIPDSKIVGALLAALGEPILSTTLILPGTVEPMSTAWEIAEALDGQIDVVIESGAEVLAEPTTVIDFTDGSAEVLRVGAGDPTPFE, encoded by the coding sequence ATGGTCCGATACATCGAGATTCACCCCGACAACCCTCAACAGCGATCCGTCGACCAAGCTGCCGCGGTGATTCAGGACGGGGGGCTCATCGCCTATCCGACCGACTCCGGCTATGCGCTCGGTGCCCAGCTCGGCAACAAGGAAGCGCTCGATCGCATCCGCACGATCCGGCAGCTCGACGACAAGCACCACTTCACGCTGGTGTGCCGCGACTTCGCCCAGCTGGGTCAGTTCGTGCATGTCGACAACTCGATCTTTCGGGCGGTGAAGTCCGCGACTCCTGGTCCCTACACGTTCATCCTTCCCGCCACGCGTGAGGTCCCGCGCCGACTGCTCCATCCCAAGAAGAAGACCGTTGGCGTACGGATCCCCGACAGCAAGATTGTCGGAGCCCTGCTGGCCGCCCTGGGGGAGCCGATTCTCTCGACCACGCTGATCCTTCCCGGCACCGTCGAGCCGATGTCGACGGCATGGGAGATCGCCGAGGCGCTCGACGGCCAGATCGACGTGGTGATCGAGTCCGGCGCCGAGGTCCTCGCAGAGCCGACGACGGTGATCGACTTCACCGACGGGTCGGCCGAGGTCCTCCGCGTCGGGGCAGGCGACCCCACGCCTTTCGAATGA
- the cysD gene encoding sulfate adenylyltransferase subunit CysD yields MTQTAERRLTQLQWLESEAIHIIREVAAEFDKPVLLFSGGKDSVVMLHLATKAFWPSPVPFPVMHVDTGHNFPEVLAFRDATVERLGLRLEVASVQDYIDDARLRERSDGTRNQLQTQPLLDGIAKGRFDAVFGGGRRDEEKARAKERVFSLRDEFGQWDPRNQRPELWNLYNGLHRPGEHVRVFPLSNWTELDVWQYIGAEGIALPELYYAHQREVFERDGMLVAVSDVSPPREGEAVRTRQVRYRTVGDMSCTGAVESDAVTVEDVIVEVAATRITERGATRADDRASEAAMEDRKKEGYF; encoded by the coding sequence ATGACCCAGACTGCCGAACGCCGTCTCACCCAGCTGCAGTGGCTGGAGTCCGAAGCTATCCACATCATTCGGGAGGTCGCCGCCGAGTTCGACAAGCCCGTGCTCTTGTTCTCAGGCGGCAAGGACTCAGTCGTCATGCTGCACCTGGCGACCAAGGCTTTCTGGCCCTCCCCCGTGCCGTTCCCCGTCATGCACGTCGACACGGGCCACAACTTCCCCGAGGTGCTGGCCTTCCGGGACGCCACGGTCGAGCGTCTCGGGCTGCGGCTCGAAGTCGCCAGCGTGCAGGACTACATCGACGACGCGCGCTTGCGTGAGCGCAGCGACGGGACCCGCAACCAGCTGCAGACCCAACCGCTGCTCGACGGCATCGCGAAGGGCCGGTTCGATGCAGTATTTGGCGGCGGACGCCGCGACGAGGAGAAGGCGCGGGCCAAGGAGCGGGTGTTCTCGCTACGTGACGAATTCGGACAGTGGGACCCACGCAACCAGCGGCCCGAGCTGTGGAACCTTTACAACGGTCTGCACCGGCCCGGCGAGCACGTCCGGGTCTTCCCGCTGAGCAACTGGACCGAGCTCGACGTCTGGCAGTACATCGGTGCCGAGGGCATCGCCCTGCCCGAGCTGTACTACGCCCACCAGCGTGAGGTGTTCGAGCGCGACGGAATGCTCGTGGCGGTCAGCGACGTGTCGCCGCCACGCGAGGGCGAGGCCGTCCGGACGCGCCAGGTCCGCTATCGGACCGTCGGTGACATGTCGTGCACCGGCGCCGTGGAGAGCGACGCTGTCACGGTCGAGGACGTCATCGTCGAGGTCGCCGCCACACGGATCACCGAGCGTGGGGCGACTCGTGCCGATGATCGGGCCTCCGAGGCCGCCATGGAGGATCGCAAGAAGGAAGGCTACTTCTGA
- a CDS encoding alpha/beta fold hydrolase, which yields MSHPTYVLVPGAGGMASYWDLVRRELDDRGVANLAVDLPGDDPQAGLPEYVDLITEAAAGLDDVVLVGQSLGGFSASWAAARLPTSRIVLLNAMIPLPHETAGQWWEDTGSSQARRENDLREGRDPDADLDLDVYFLHDIPAHALRTDEQSRDQSDTVFAAPWGLPAWPEVPTTVLAARNDRFFPFAFQQRVARERLGLDVVQVPGGHLTALSHPVEIADAVVSAA from the coding sequence ATGAGCCATCCGACCTACGTCCTTGTGCCCGGTGCGGGCGGCATGGCGTCGTACTGGGACCTCGTGCGTAGAGAGCTCGACGACCGCGGCGTCGCCAACCTCGCGGTCGACCTGCCGGGTGATGACCCGCAGGCAGGGCTGCCCGAGTACGTCGACCTCATCACCGAGGCTGCCGCGGGGCTTGACGACGTCGTCCTGGTCGGACAGTCACTTGGCGGCTTCAGCGCATCATGGGCCGCGGCCCGGCTGCCGACGTCGCGGATCGTGCTGCTCAACGCCATGATTCCCCTGCCGCACGAGACGGCCGGCCAGTGGTGGGAGGACACCGGGTCCTCGCAGGCCCGGCGCGAGAACGATCTGCGCGAAGGGCGTGATCCCGACGCAGACCTCGACCTCGACGTGTACTTCCTGCACGACATACCCGCTCACGCGCTGCGGACCGACGAGCAATCGCGCGACCAGAGCGACACGGTGTTCGCCGCGCCATGGGGACTTCCGGCCTGGCCGGAGGTGCCGACCACGGTGCTGGCCGCACGAAACGACCGGTTCTTCCCGTTCGCGTTCCAGCAACGAGTAGCCCGCGAGCGACTCGGCCTGGATGTGGTGCAGGTGCCTGGCGGCCACCTGACCGCGCTGAGCCACCCCGTCGAGATCGCCGACGCGGTCGTCTCAGCGGCTTGA
- a CDS encoding GPGG-motif small membrane protein, translating to MAFILWIIAVAIAIYGILRLVRGDILMGIVLLIVAALVGPGGYSIFK from the coding sequence ATGGCTTTCATCTTGTGGATCATTGCGGTCGCGATTGCGATCTACGGCATCCTGCGCCTCGTGCGCGGCGACATCCTGATGGGCATCGTGCTGCTGATCGTTGCGGCGCTCGTCGGACCCGGTGGGTACAGCATCTTCAAATGA
- the sigK gene encoding ECF RNA polymerase sigma factor SigK has protein sequence MSSSAAHLSLATTGAPETPADLSDLLVRVARGDESAFASLYDALGASVYGLARRVVRDPSRAEEISQEVFIQVWQSAVKFDPARGSAKSWILTLAHRRAVDAVRHDQAATNRENKYDWSNGPDYDEVEETVTISLEHEQVRRCMDGLTELQREAVTLAFYQGYTYAEVADTLKANPATIKTRMRDGIVRLRDCMGVEA, from the coding sequence GTGTCATCGAGCGCAGCGCACCTCAGTCTCGCCACGACCGGGGCGCCGGAGACCCCCGCGGACCTCAGTGACCTCCTCGTCCGCGTCGCTCGAGGCGACGAGAGCGCTTTCGCGAGCCTGTACGACGCCCTTGGCGCCTCGGTCTACGGTCTGGCCCGACGGGTGGTCCGCGATCCGTCCCGGGCCGAGGAGATCTCGCAGGAGGTCTTTATCCAGGTGTGGCAGTCTGCGGTCAAGTTCGACCCCGCGCGAGGAAGCGCGAAGAGCTGGATCCTGACCCTGGCGCACCGCCGTGCCGTCGACGCCGTACGTCACGACCAGGCGGCGACGAATCGCGAGAACAAGTACGACTGGTCCAACGGACCCGACTACGACGAAGTCGAGGAAACCGTGACGATCAGCCTCGAGCACGAACAGGTCCGTCGTTGCATGGACGGCCTGACCGAGCTCCAGCGAGAGGCCGTGACTTTGGCGTTCTACCAGGGCTACACCTACGCGGAGGTGGCCGACACGCTCAAGGCCAACCCCGCCACGATCAAGACCCGAATGCGCGACGGAATCGTCCGCCTGCGCGACTGCATGGGAGTGGAAGCATGA
- a CDS encoding anti-sigma factor domain-containing protein → MTTTDLHSLIAPYALDALDADERARFESHLEQCATCRSELAGFQETTALLGESVSHAPPAALRERLLAEISGTRQERPVVTSLAERRGVRRTLPRLAMAAAFLVGTVGVGGYAVERNQANDARDEYAAVSSVLAAADANTSAKDFPGGGNVRMISSAEQDTAVIFAHDLPSPGADKVYQVWMVDASGATSQGTFVTDGQMIMEGVSGAKTVAVTVEPKGGSKQPTTEPVATIPV, encoded by the coding sequence ATGACCACGACGGACCTGCACTCACTTATCGCACCGTACGCACTCGACGCGCTCGATGCTGACGAGCGCGCACGTTTCGAGTCTCACCTCGAGCAGTGCGCGACATGTCGCTCCGAGCTCGCCGGGTTCCAGGAGACGACGGCACTGCTCGGCGAGAGCGTCAGCCACGCGCCGCCTGCCGCCCTGCGTGAACGGCTGCTCGCCGAGATCTCGGGCACGCGGCAGGAGCGTCCCGTTGTCACGTCGCTCGCTGAGCGACGCGGAGTCCGCCGCACGCTCCCCCGCCTCGCGATGGCGGCTGCGTTCCTGGTCGGCACGGTCGGTGTCGGCGGCTACGCCGTCGAGCGCAACCAGGCCAACGATGCCCGCGACGAGTACGCAGCGGTCTCCTCTGTGCTTGCGGCCGCCGATGCCAACACCTCAGCGAAGGATTTCCCGGGCGGCGGCAACGTCCGGATGATCTCCTCGGCCGAGCAGGACACCGCGGTGATCTTCGCCCACGACCTGCCCAGCCCCGGCGCGGACAAGGTCTACCAGGTGTGGATGGTCGATGCATCCGGCGCCACGTCACAGGGCACGTTCGTCACCGACGGGCAGATGATCATGGAAGGCGTGTCCGGCGCCAAGACTGTCGCCGTGACGGTCGAGCCCAAGGGCGGCTCGAAGCAGCCCACGACTGAGCCGGTAGCGACGATCCCGGTCTGA
- a CDS encoding phosphoadenylyl-sulfate reductase has translation MTERALSLAERRAQQIAHGDERAAHLAARKQPARRSADDLQRIAEAAEERFVGSDTTEVLAWVAEEFGHRTAVACSMADAVLPHVVATHLPWVDTLFLETGYHFAETIGTRDAVESTMRLTIVDVKPARSVGEQDAEFGRRLYERDPGLCCEMRKVQPLHDSLQGYEAWITGVRRDEGPTRTGSPFVTWDAKNRLVKINPLAAWTFDQLLAYADEHDVIVNPLVNDGYPSIGCSTCTRRVAPGEDPRAGRWAGLDKTECGLHS, from the coding sequence ATGACCGAACGGGCACTGTCACTTGCCGAACGCCGGGCGCAGCAGATCGCGCACGGTGATGAACGCGCCGCTCACCTCGCGGCCCGCAAACAACCAGCCCGACGCTCAGCAGACGATCTTCAGCGCATCGCGGAAGCAGCCGAGGAGCGGTTCGTCGGCTCCGACACGACCGAGGTGCTCGCCTGGGTCGCTGAGGAGTTCGGCCACCGCACAGCCGTGGCCTGCTCGATGGCCGATGCCGTCCTCCCCCATGTCGTCGCCACCCACCTGCCGTGGGTCGACACACTGTTCCTCGAGACGGGCTACCACTTCGCCGAGACGATCGGCACCCGCGACGCCGTCGAGTCGACCATGCGACTCACGATCGTCGACGTCAAGCCAGCGCGCAGTGTCGGTGAGCAGGATGCCGAGTTCGGCCGCCGGCTCTACGAGCGGGACCCGGGCCTGTGCTGCGAGATGCGTAAGGTCCAGCCGCTGCACGACTCGCTGCAGGGCTATGAGGCCTGGATCACCGGCGTACGTCGTGACGAGGGGCCGACCCGCACAGGCTCGCCATTCGTCACGTGGGACGCCAAGAACCGACTCGTCAAGATCAACCCGCTCGCTGCCTGGACCTTCGACCAGCTGCTTGCCTACGCCGACGAGCACGACGTGATCGTCAACCCCCTGGTCAACGATGGCTATCCGTCGATCGGGTGCTCCACCTGCACCCGTCGCGTCGCGCCCGGTGAAGATCCGCGCGCCGGTCGGTGGGCCGGGCTCGACAAGACCGAGTGCGGGCTGCACTCATGA